The Phragmites australis chromosome 13, lpPhrAust1.1, whole genome shotgun sequence DNA window TGGCTTAGTCGTCCGTCATCGGCAGGGGACACGGATCGTTTTCGGCAACCCCACagccgcgacggcgacggcgatggcACCGGCCGGCCATGTGTTATCATGCTTGGCTAGGCTAGGGCAGCGACTCTAGCTAGCGTCGTACGTGTGGTGTTCAGTGAGAAAGCTGAAGGTTGCTTGTATAATTACTTGTATGTCTAAACGTAGTGAGTGCAGTTGTCTGGTCGAGAAACGCACGAACTATCTAGCATCTACTCCTACAATCCTACGTAGAGTGGCGTACGTGCTGTCGCTTGTAGCTCTCGCCAAAGAACTGAATTATTGGTAGCGTTGAGAATTTACACGAACATGCAGATGCCCAGTGTAACAACGGAATGATAGGTGCACGACGACGACGAACTTAATTCGCTCGTACACATAAAATCGATGCAATCGACCACAGTATCTCGAAGATCGGAGTAATGGCAGTGGTTGAACGTAATATCGGGTAAGAATGCCAGTTGCCATCGGAAGAGGACACAGTTTGCTGGTATATTTAGAAGTCAGATGCCAGTGTTAGTAGTCCGCATCAACGTGTGACTCACAGTTTGGTTAAGTATATCAGGTACACATATTGACATACATAATTATGCAAACATAACCAACTATGCCATTcacatatttatgcatatacaGACAGCAGGATTACATATTGTACATGTCGAGGCACAGTGCAAGGCGTAGACTGGTACATCcacacaccggagcatattaCACACTGAGGATCACCTCGACACTCGACTTTAAGATGGGATCAACTATACATATATAACACATAATCCCATCCTGCGAATATGAGAAAGGGTACATAGTATTTCTTTTAGAACTGAGCAGTAGTACCCAGATACGTTCAGGATCAAGAACACACTTACTCCCTTTCTTGATAGTTACTAGTAGTCGTCGGAGTTGTTCCTGCCTGACCCGGTAGTATACTCATCGGTGCCGGACTTGTTGTAGCCGCCGCTGCGGCCATAGTCATCGCTGCTGGACTTGTTGTAGCCACTGTCGTAGTTATTCGTGCTGGACTTGTTGTAGCCGCTGTCGTAGTTGTCCATGCTGGGCTTGTTATAGCCACCGCTGCCATAGTCATCAGTGTTGGAGGTGTTCTTACCACTGTCATAGTCGTCGGTGCTCGACTTCTTGTAGCCACTGCCGCCGTAGCCCTCGGTGCTGGAGTTCTTGTAGCCTCCATCGTAGTCATCGGAGCAAACCGTTTGTGATAACGAAGAGACACGTCCCGAAGTGGTGGAACGTTTTTAGTACAAACGGTTTTTATTAATATAGACGGCTTCAAATAGAAACCaattgtaatattaatatagacGACTCGGATTTGAAGTCGTTTGTAATAAAACGAATTTCACAGATGGTGCTAAACAACATCCATCTATAAaattagtacagatggctccaaatatAAGCCATCTAAGAAAATGGTCAGGAAGATGTGAGACattttagtacagacggctctaaataTAAAACTGTTTATAATATTAGAACATTACATTTCCCTTACCTTCGGATCGAAGCAGAACATATGCTGAATAGTGAAAAATAGTGTGTAACTTTTGGAGGGAGAGGCTGGCGAATTTGAGCAAAAAAGTATTAGATTTcagtgaaaacttgaagatacATTGGTATTTGCTACTCCAAGGTAAGCattatattctaatttggtTTAGATAGTCTAGATTTGGTTTAAAGAGCTAGCTAGATTTAGATagagatctagattttttctatGATGATATTGTTTTGTTCTATTCAGTAGATGATGTAGATGttgtagatttgtgttctaatttagtcttgagagatcaactatatctacatcttAGACTTAGATTtctttcatgatgatctagaatatatattagttgttctaggtatatatgaagctcaaagtacagatcaaggtttaattatgtgttactataaatggctagctttaatctagtgttctggataaattttggatttttatatacaaatataaatttatcaataacTACGTAGTATTTAAcgataagttttgaattaatatttgcacttatttttaattatttttgggTTAATTATCATTTGCATGGTTCATtcatgatgcatgcatggtagctctatttttttgatgaaaaacttagttgctctcttttattaggccgatttgatattaatttacttCGTACATGTAGATGGATCGTGATTGAATATACGGTTCTCGTACGAACTAAaggtaccttgatggtgtgacgATTTTTCTGAgagctgccgaggaggatcatttggagaagggtgttgactttatatattgtccttgttATGATTGTAGAAACGAAAGATATTTTTTTAGACAGAAACACAACCCTACAGATCCAAGTGCACTTGATTATTAGAGGTTTCAAACCAGATtacacgtgttggaccaaacatggcgaagagcagaatgtgttacatgaagacattggtatcgtcgaagaacccgaagtcgacttaagaagagaagatgacgaggaattttgtgcagatgatggtgattgtggtggtgcagacgatgatgataggttggatcagatgctGTGCGATGCAAacgtgaacttgagtactcagagagacGTTAACAAATTtatgtgcttgattgaggactcaGGGAAACCGTTATTCCCTGGATGCAAATcagaatacacaaagttgtcatccgtgcttgaactgcttaaattgaaaaCAAGCGATGGCTGGTCGGACAAAAGTTTCACGGCGCTATTAGAACTATTATCAgacatgcttccagatggaaacgagctgcccaaaagcacatacgaagcaaagcaggttctttgtccattgaggatggatgtagaaaggatacataCATGTTCGAACAACTATATCATGTACCATAAAGATCTATCAAacttgcattcatgtccagtgtgcaaaatatctcgatacaagcgtaagagtcaatcagacgACGATGAGTGAAGAAAGTaattcctgctaaggtggtATGGTATTTGCCTATAATTCTGTGTCTTAATAATTTTTTCGAATCGAAAAGAGGCCAAATTATTGTGTTGGCACTCGAAGGGCCGCTTGCAAGATAGAAAGCTAAGACACCATGCTGATTCTccctagtggagaaacatcgagacaatcttcgatgactttggtgcagGGCCGAGGAATATAAAGTTTGCTTTGAGCAtgaatgggatgaatccttttgagAACATGAGCAGTAGGCACAACACTTGGCCAATTATTCttagtatttacaacctacctccttggctatgtatgaagcggaagtacttgatgatgtcactgcttatCCAAGGCCCAAAACAACCTAgaaacgatattgatgtatacctaagatcattggtggaagatctaaaaatattgtgGAACGAAGGGGCACAAATATGGGAtgcgtaca harbors:
- the LOC133889467 gene encoding stress protein DDR48-like, encoding LSQTVCSDDYDGGYKNSSTEGYGGSGYKKSSTDDYDSGKNTSNTDDYGSGGYNKPSMDNYDSGYNKSSTNNYDSGYNKSSSDDYGRSGGYNKSGTDEYTTGSGRNNSDDY